CCGTGTGCCGTCGGAACTCGAAGCGCTGGCATCGGGAGACGACGGTGGCCGGGAGCTTGTGCGACTCGGTCGTGCACAGCACGAAGACGACGTGCGGCGGGGGCTCCTCCAGCATCTTGAGGAGCGCGTTGAACGCGGCGGCCGAGAGCTGATGGGCCTCGTCGATGATGTAGACCTTGCGCGCGCCGCCCGCCGACGCGAACGGGATCCTCTCCCGGATCTCCCGTACGTCGTCGACGGAGGTGTGAGAGGCGGCGTCCATCTCGTAGACGTCGAGCGAGGTGCCGTCCGCGATCTCGATGCAGGGCCGGCACCGTCCGCACGGCTCGGGGGTCGGACCCTGCTCGCAGTTGAGGGCCCGGGCGAGTATCCGAGCCGTGGACGTCTTCCCCGTTCCGCGCGGGCCGCTGAACACGTACGCGTGGGAGACCCTGTCCTCACGCAGGGCGCCCGACAGCGTCTCCGTCACGTGATCCTGGCCCAACACGTCCGAGAACGTGCCGGGGCGGTACTTGCGATACAGGGACAGGTAGCTCACGTCCGCTCCACCCGGGTCCGGTCGGCGTCTTGGACGGGTGCGGCGACCAGGCTAGCCCGCGGCACCCGGAGGACAACGCTTACCGTTGCTCCCTCCCGGGCCTGGCGGGGTTCACGAGCCTCCGTCGCGCGGGACCCGATCGCCGCACCGGTCCAAGACGAACGCCCCTATCCTACCGGGCACCACCGATGACGCCCGAGGGCCCTACTATCGGAGCGACCGAACCGGAGGGAGCACCAGATAGACATCGCGCTCGGCCTGGGTGCCGCGCTGGTCCTGATCGCGCTCAACACCTTCTTCGTCGCGGCCGAGTTCTCCCTCGTCGCCGTCGACCGGGCGAGCCTGGACGAGCTCGTCATGGCGGGCGACCGCCGGGCCAGACGCGCCCTGAAGCTGCTCCACCGGCTCTCGTTCCACCTCTCGGGAGCCCAGCTGGGCATCACCATCTCCTCGCTGGTCCTGGGATACGCCGCCGAGCCCACCGTGGCGCGCGCGATCGAACCGGTCTTGGCCGGGCTCGGGCTCCCGGAGGCGACCACGGTTGGGGTGTCCCTGGCGCTCGCCCTCGTGCTCGCCACGGGGACCCAGATGGTTGCGGGGGAGCTCGTGCCCAAGAACCTGGCGATCAGCCGTCCTTTGGGCGTGGCGTTGGCCCTGTCCGGACCCGTCACCGTCTACGGGATCCTGTTCGGACCGTTGATCCGAGTGCTCAACGGCGCGGCCAACTGGACGGTCCGGCGTCTGCGCATCGAGCCTCAGGAGGAGCTGAACGCGGTGCGCTCTATGGAGGAGCTGGAGCTGCTGATCCGCTCCTCGGGCGAGGAGGGGACGCTCCCCGAGGAGTCGGCGACGCTCCTCACCCGGACGATCCGCTTCGGCCACAAGACCGCGGCCGACGCGCTCGTCCCCCGCCGGTCGGTCGTCGCACTGCGGACGCGGCAGAGCGTGGCCGATGTGGCGAAGGTGGTCGTCGAGAGCGGGCACACCCGCTTCCCCGTGTACGGGTCGGATGCGGACGACGTCGTGGGGATGCTGCACGCGAAGGACATCTTCCGCGTCCCCCCGAAGGACCGATCGAAGACCCCGGTCTCGGAGGTGATGCGGGACGTCCCGGCGATCCCGGAGACCCGGGACCTCGAGTCCCTGCTCGCCGAGATGCGGCGGGGGTCCAGCCAGCTGGCCGTGGTCGTCGACGAGCACGGCGACACGGTCGGCATCATCACGCTGGAGGACCTGCTCGAGGAGATCGTTGGGGAGATCTCCGACGAGCACGATCCGGACGACGAGGAAGCGGCCGCACCCATCACCGAGACCTCCTTCCTCCTCGACGGGAGCCTCCACAGAGACGAGGTCCTAGAGGCGACCGGGTTCGACATGCCGGAGGGCGAGTACCGCACCCTGGCCGGCTTCCTGCTCACCCTCTTCGACCGGATCCCCGCCGCGGGGGACACGACCACCCACGAGCGGTGGACCTTCACCGTCGAGGCGATGGACAACCTGCGGATCGCCGAGGTCCGGATCGACGCTCCGCCGACCGGGGACCCCGAGTGACCCCCATCCTCGTCTCGATCGCACTGCTGCTCGCCAACGCCCTGTTCGTCGCGGCCGAGTTCGCAACCATCGCGGCGCGGCGCACCCGCGTGGAGGCGATGGTCGAGGGGGGCGGCAGCAGGCCCCGGGCCGCGCTGGCCGCCATGCGCGAGCTGTCGCTCACCCTCTCGGCGTCGCAGCTCGGGATAACGGCGGCTTCGCTCGGGCTGGGGGCCGTGGCCGAGCCCGCCGTCGCCCACGCCTTCGAAGGGCTGCTGGCGGGGTGGATAGAGGTTCCGGACCGCCTGCTGCACACGATCAGCCTCGCCGTCGCCCTCACCATCGTCGTCTTCCTCCACATGGTGATCGGCGAGATGGTGCCGAAGAACATCGCCATAGCGGAGCCGGAGTCGACGGCGCTGTGGGTGGCGCTCCCCATGCGCGCCTTCACGAACGTGTTCCGGCCCGCGATCGCGGCCCTCACCGCGATAGCCAACTCCGTCCTGCGCCTCATGGGGGTGGAGCCCCGCGACGAGCTCGCCACGGCCAGGACGGCCGGCGAGATCGCGTCGATGCTGTCCGAGTCGCAGCGAGAGGGTCTCATAGGGCCCACGGAGCACCGGATCCTGGTCCAGGCCCTCGACTTCCGGGACCGCGAGGTCGGGACGCTGATGGTCCCCCGTCACAGGGTGGTGTCGATCGACACGTCGACATCGGTGGCGGGGGCAGAGCGCGTGGTCCGGGAGACCGGGCACTCGCGCATCCCGGTCCTCGGCGACGGACCGGACGACGTCCGCGGCTTCATCCACGCGAAGGACCTCCTACGGGTGGACCCGTCCGACCGGCTCAAGCCCCTGCCTTCCGAGCTGATCCGGAGGATGCCGGTGGTGCGCGAGACCGCGAAGCTCAACAACGTGCTCGTTCGGATGCGTCACACGCGCACGCATTTCGCCCTCGTGGTCGATGCCGGCCGCCGTCCCGCGGGGATCGTCACGCTCGAGGACGTGCTCGAGGAGCTGGTGGGCCCGATACGCGACGAGCACGACATCGGACGGAAGCCGGCCGCCGCGCGCCGCCAGCGGGCGAGACGCCGGGTCCGCCGCCGGACCCGCAAGGGCTGACGGCGCGACCTGCTGCGGAGGAGGTGGGATTTGAACCCACGTGGGGACTTTCGCCCCCAACACGCACTCCAGGCGTGCGCACTAGGCCAGACTATGCGACTCCTCCCAGGCCCCCGATATTACCGGGAGGCACCGGGAGCGGTGACCCGCCGCCGGGTGCGCACTGACCTATAGACTGTCCGGCGGAGGAGTACCGAAGCGGCCGAACGGGCGCGCCTCGAAAGCGCGTGAGCCTTCACGGGCTCCGAGGGTTCAAATCCCTCCTCCTCCGCTCCCGCCGCGTCGCTGTGAGAAGAACCCGAGCAGCGGCGCGGCGCAGGCGTCGGCCATGACGCCGCGCGTCACCTCGACCCGATGGTTCAGCCGCGGGTCCTCCACGATGTTGTAGAGCGAGCCGCACGCCCCCGCCTTCGGGTCCCACGCTCCGAAGACGAGACGGTCCAGGCGCGCGGCGACGATGGCTCCCGCGCACATCGGGCAGGGCTCTAGCGTCACGTACAGCGTGCACCCGGACAGCCGCCACGTGCCGAGGGCGTCGGCTGCCGCCTGGATGGCCACGAGCTCGGCGTGACCGTCCGGCCGCCCCCTGAG
This genomic window from Actinomycetota bacterium contains:
- a CDS encoding hemolysin family protein, whose protein sequence is MTPILVSIALLLANALFVAAEFATIAARRTRVEAMVEGGGSRPRAALAAMRELSLTLSASQLGITAASLGLGAVAEPAVAHAFEGLLAGWIEVPDRLLHTISLAVALTIVVFLHMVIGEMVPKNIAIAEPESTALWVALPMRAFTNVFRPAIAALTAIANSVLRLMGVEPRDELATARTAGEIASMLSESQREGLIGPTEHRILVQALDFRDREVGTLMVPRHRVVSIDTSTSVAGAERVVRETGHSRIPVLGDGPDDVRGFIHAKDLLRVDPSDRLKPLPSELIRRMPVVRETAKLNNVLVRMRHTRTHFALVVDAGRRPAGIVTLEDVLEELVGPIRDEHDIGRKPAAARRQRARRRVRRRTRKG
- the tadA gene encoding tRNA adenosine(34) deaminase TadA produces the protein MDDIGFMQEALHEALLAPGHGDVPVGAVLVRDGRIVSRGRNDRELRGRPDGHAELVAIQAAADALGTWRLSGCTLYVTLEPCPMCAGAIVAARLDRLVFGAWDPKAGACGSLYNIVEDPRLNHRVEVTRGVMADACAAPLLGFFSQRRGGSGGGGI
- a CDS encoding hemolysin family protein; amino-acid sequence: MALNTFFVAAEFSLVAVDRASLDELVMAGDRRARRALKLLHRLSFHLSGAQLGITISSLVLGYAAEPTVARAIEPVLAGLGLPEATTVGVSLALALVLATGTQMVAGELVPKNLAISRPLGVALALSGPVTVYGILFGPLIRVLNGAANWTVRRLRIEPQEELNAVRSMEELELLIRSSGEEGTLPEESATLLTRTIRFGHKTAADALVPRRSVVALRTRQSVADVAKVVVESGHTRFPVYGSDADDVVGMLHAKDIFRVPPKDRSKTPVSEVMRDVPAIPETRDLESLLAEMRRGSSQLAVVVDEHGDTVGIITLEDLLEEIVGEISDEHDPDDEEAAAPITETSFLLDGSLHRDEVLEATGFDMPEGEYRTLAGFLLTLFDRIPAAGDTTTHERWTFTVEAMDNLRIAEVRIDAPPTGDPE